In a genomic window of Salegentibacter salegens:
- a CDS encoding aspartate aminotransferase family protein, with amino-acid sequence MNKDFLRYQAQTTPHPLGLEVESAKGSYIFTTDGKKHLDFVAGVSACSLGHCHPKVVNAIKEQAEKYLHVMVYGEYAQQPAVELTKLLATHFPEPLEKTYLTNSGTEAIEGALKLARRYTGRAEIIASHKAYHGNTMGSLSLMDYEERQKPFRPLLGGISFIQFNEEKELQKITEKTAAVILESIQGGAGFILPKDNYLQKVKQRCEEVGALLILDEIQPGFGRTGKLFGFQNFNMVPDIVALGKGMGGGMPIGAFSASAKMMDTLSDNPKMGHITTFGGNPVIAASALATLKEITDSDLMSESLKKEKLFRELLVHPLISEVRGMGLMLAIITTSEEITNQLILKCKEKNLILFWLLFEKKAVRITPPLTISEEEIKEGCGIIIDVLEVIMKQHDTVN; translated from the coding sequence ATGAATAAAGATTTCCTGAGATACCAGGCTCAAACGACTCCGCACCCTTTAGGTTTGGAAGTAGAATCGGCCAAAGGTTCCTATATTTTTACAACTGACGGAAAAAAACACCTGGATTTTGTAGCTGGTGTTTCGGCGTGCAGTTTAGGACATTGTCATCCAAAAGTAGTAAACGCAATTAAAGAGCAGGCTGAAAAGTACCTGCACGTCATGGTTTATGGAGAATACGCACAGCAACCGGCCGTTGAACTAACAAAATTGCTGGCAACGCATTTCCCTGAACCTTTAGAGAAAACTTACCTTACCAATTCGGGTACCGAGGCTATAGAAGGCGCTTTAAAATTAGCGCGGCGTTATACCGGACGAGCTGAAATTATCGCATCCCACAAGGCCTACCACGGCAATACCATGGGTTCTTTAAGTTTAATGGATTATGAAGAACGTCAAAAACCATTTAGGCCACTTTTGGGAGGAATTTCGTTTATTCAGTTTAATGAGGAAAAAGAGCTGCAAAAGATTACCGAGAAAACTGCCGCCGTAATCCTGGAAAGTATCCAGGGTGGAGCCGGGTTTATACTTCCTAAGGACAATTATTTACAAAAGGTGAAACAACGCTGCGAGGAAGTTGGGGCTCTATTGATTCTAGATGAAATCCAGCCGGGTTTTGGAAGAACAGGAAAACTCTTTGGATTTCAGAATTTTAATATGGTTCCCGATATTGTAGCTTTAGGCAAAGGAATGGGCGGCGGAATGCCTATTGGCGCTTTTTCGGCTTCAGCTAAAATGATGGATACCCTTTCTGACAATCCAAAAATGGGTCATATTACTACCTTTGGGGGAAATCCTGTAATTGCTGCTTCAGCTTTAGCTACATTAAAAGAGATCACCGATTCAGACTTAATGTCAGAAAGTCTTAAAAAGGAAAAACTCTTCAGAGAATTATTGGTTCATCCGTTAATTTCTGAAGTGAGAGGAATGGGCTTAATGCTTGCTATCATTACCACTTCCGAAGAAATTACGAATCAGTTAATCTTAAAATGTAAAGAAAAAAACCTTATCCTTTTCTGGCTTTTATTCGAGAAAAAAGCGGTGAGAATTACCCCGCCACTCACCATTTCTGAAGAAGAAATAAAAGAAGGCTGTGGCATCATTATTGACGTATTGGAGGTGATAATGAAACAGCACGACACTGTTAATTAA